From Aquificaceae bacterium, a single genomic window includes:
- a CDS encoding DeoR family transcriptional regulator, with translation MDRKEQIIELIPQGYRSVKALAQHFGVSLMTIYRDVRELEKEGRIVRKHGELLLREEAGEAIEEAMPSCAYCTKPIEKRLEFTYRLKRGRIIRACCAHCGLLLYKNIREEDIESCMTWDFINCRPLSCFSAWYVVGSSAMPCCSPSAIAFANKEDAEKFARGFGGMVMDFEGAVEGIAHLMKRGSVVKINL, from the coding sequence ATGGACAGAAAGGAGCAGATAATAGAGCTCATACCCCAGGGCTATAGAAGCGTCAAAGCCCTCGCTCAACACTTTGGGGTATCGCTGATGACCATATACAGGGATGTGAGGGAGCTTGAGAAGGAGGGGAGGATTGTAAGAAAACATGGGGAGCTGCTTCTGAGAGAAGAGGCTGGAGAAGCAATAGAAGAGGCTATGCCCTCCTGTGCCTACTGCACAAAACCCATAGAGAAGAGGCTTGAATTCACTTACAGGCTCAAAAGAGGGAGGATTATAAGAGCCTGCTGTGCTCATTGTGGATTATTGCTTTACAAGAACATAAGGGAGGAAGATATTGAATCCTGTATGACATGGGACTTTATAAATTGCAGACCCCTCAGCTGTTTTTCCGCATGGTATGTGGTTGGCTCTTCTGCCATGCCATGCTGTTCTCCATCCGCAATAGCCTTTGCAAATAAGGAGGACGCTGAGAAGTTTGCCAGAGGCTTTGGGGGCATGGTGATGGATTTTGAGGGTGCAGTTGAGGGCATTGCACATCTGATGAAAAGGGGTTCTGTAGTTAAAATAAATCTATGA